A window from Vigna angularis cultivar LongXiaoDou No.4 chromosome 7, ASM1680809v1, whole genome shotgun sequence encodes these proteins:
- the LOC108336862 gene encoding LEAF RUST 10 DISEASE-RESISTANCE LOCUS RECEPTOR-LIKE PROTEIN KINASE-like 2.5: MSPTMVIWREMVLLVMFLLFLVQQVCATKEQEHATECLPSFCGKIANISRPFRLKGDPIHCGDRRYELNCENNVTVLNLYGKKYHVQAINYDNFTIRVVDPGVEEPSCSSLPRYFLSQSNFSDTYLAHNVDPYRVTQSQFSEVIGFYEKSLFKHIIYLNCSHPVSENHRYVNTTPFVKWESKGYMYAFAGNLTAASFEVGCRIKLVSPTSWWGLDENEYSYTVMNTALLYGFEMSWLHSACDDHCANSSYGECYMDSSILKLQCSLSCNILYMSSLLTDCGKATWLQRIANGAYYFVIYVGAGLVQTIKGNLRFQIYIFNFKSVSRMIGSYGLPLFLLVRILFGVTLLIALLIYKWRKRHLSMYQNIENYLEHNNLMPIRYSYKEIKKMVKAFKEKLGEGGYGSVFKGKLSCGTCVAIKMMDKSKGNGHDFISEVATIGRIHHQNVVQLIGFCVEGSRRALVYEFMSNGSLDKIIFSKDKTIDFDYNKIYHISIGIARGIAYLHHGCEMQILHFDIKPHNILLDDNFIPKVSDFGLAKLYPVDNSIDTMTAVGGTIGYMAPELFYKNIGRISHKSDVYSFGMLLMEMASRRKNLNSHAEHSSQIFFPSWVYENIREEKDIEMEDITKEEKKIAKKMIIVALWCIQMNPNDRPSMNKVVEMLEEKMENLEIPPNFSLYPYEASEYSKQTIVSEFVSSSSYSTKISINPTIKNSS; the protein is encoded by the exons ATGTCTCCAACCATGGTGATATGGAGAGAGATGGTGTTATTGGTGATGTTCTTGCTGTTTCTAGTCCAACAGGTATGTGCTACGAAAGAGCAAGAGCATGCTACAGAGTGTCTCCCTTCTTTCTGTGGGAAAATCGCAAACATAAGTCGCCCATTTCGATTGAAAGGTGACCCAATACATTGCGGCGACAGAAGGTACGAACTGAACTGTGAAAATAATGTTACGGTGTTAAATTTGTACGGGAAAAAATATCATGTGCAGGCAATCAACTACGATAATTTCACAATCCGAGTGGTTGATCCGGGAGTTGAAGAACCAAGTTGCTCCTCCCTTCCACGCTATTTCCTGTCTCAATCCAATTTCAGTGATACTTATCTTGCTCACAACGTGGATCCATACCGAGTCACTCAATCCCAATTCTCTGAAGTTATTGGTTTTTACGAGAAGAGTCTTTTCAAGCACATAATCTACCTGAATTGCAGCCATCCAGTGAGTGAGAATCATAGGTACGTGAATACTACTCCGTTTGTGAAGTGGGAGTCAAAGGGATATATGTATGCCTTCGCCGGTAACTTAACAGCAGCGAGCTTTGAAGTTGGTTGTCGTATAAAGCTGGTTTCTCCGACGTCTTGGTGGGGTTTGGACGAAAATGAATATTCCTACACTGTGATGAATACGGCGCTACTTTATGGATTTGAGATGTCGTGGTTGCATTCCGCCTGTGATGATCATTGTGCAAACTCATCTTATGGCGAGTGCTATATGGACTCTTCCATCCTCAAGCTTCAATGCTCGCTCTCCTGCAATATATTGTACATGTCATCACTGCTAACTGACTGTG GAAAAGCGACATGGTTACAGAGGATAGCTAATGGAGCAT ATTATTTTGTGATTTATGTTGGGGCAG GACTGGTTCAAACTATAAAAGGAAACCTAAGATTTCAAATATACATCTTCAACTTTAAATCAGTATCACGGATGATTGGAAGCTATGGTCTACCATTATTCTTGCTAGTCAGGATTTTGTTTGGGGTGACATTACTTATTGCGCTTCTGATATACAAATGGCGTAAAAGGCATCTGTCAATGtatcaaaatattgaaaattatcTAGAACACAATAACTTGATGCCTATTAGATACTCATATAAGGAAATCAAGAAGATGGTTAAAGCTTTCAAAGAAAAATTGGGTGAAGGAGGTTATGGCTCAGTGTTCAAGGGAAAGCTCTCTTGTGGAACTTGCGTGGCAATAAAAATGATGGATAAATCAAAAGGTAATGGACATGATTTTATAAGTGAAGTTGCAACTATTGGAAGAATTCATCATCAAAACGTGGTACAATTAATTGGATTTTGTGTCGAAGGTTCAAGACGTGCTCTTGTTTATGAATTCATGTCCAATGGATCtcttgataaaattattttttcaaaagataaaactaTAGATTTtgattataacaaaatatatcatatatcaaTCGGGATAGCTCGTGGGATTGCTTATCTCCACCATGGATGTGAGATGCAAATTCTGCATTTTGATATAAAGCCCCACAATATTCTACTAGATGACAATTTCATTCCAAAGGTCTCTGATTTTGGATTGGCTAAACTATATCCGGTAGATAATAGCATTGACACCATGACAGCAGTGGGAGGAACAATTGGATATATGGCTCCagaattgttttataaaaacattgGAAGAATATCCCATAAGTCTGATGTTTATAGTTTTGGGATGCTTTTGATGGAAATGGCAAGCAGAAGGAAAAACTTAAATTCCCATGCCGAGCATTCAAGTcaaattttctttccttcttggGTTTATGAAAACATAAGAGAAGAGAAGGATATAGAAATGGAAGATATCACAAAGGAGGAAAAGAAAATAGCAAAGAAAATGATCATAGTTGCACTTTGGTGTATACAAATGAATCCAAATGATCGTCCCTCCATGAACAAAGTGGTAGAAATGCTTGAAGAAAAGATGGAAAACTTGGAAATCCCTccaaatttttctttatatccATATGAAGCTAGTGAATACTCCAAACAAACAATTGTAAGTGAATTTGTTAGTTCTTCTAGTTATTCTACGAAAATTTCTATAAATCCTACAATAAAGAATAGTAGTTGA